In a genomic window of Mucilaginibacter sp. KACC 22063:
- a CDS encoding electron transfer flavoprotein subunit alpha/FixB family protein, with protein MPVLVYTENADGKFKKSIFEAVSYARAIADQNNTSLTAISIGNVDTAELSSLGNYGADKILNVSSEQLKNFVNQAYASIIAKAAESEGAAIVVLSNSFSGRGLAPRVAVKLNAGIADGATALPQQADGKLTVKKTAFSGKAFATVELTSDKKVISLTPNTYKVEEKPTGAQPENFTVETNASDFAIMLKDIAKSTDKVSLPDAEIVVSAGRGLKGPENWGMIEQLADLLGAATACSKPVSDAGWRPHSEHVGQTGITVSPNLYIAIGISGAIQHLAGISSSKVIVVINKDADAPFYKVADYGIVGDAFEVVPKLIEAVKAYKASS; from the coding sequence ATGCCGGTTTTAGTATATACAGAAAATGCTGATGGCAAATTCAAAAAATCAATTTTTGAAGCCGTTTCTTACGCACGCGCCATCGCAGATCAAAATAACACCTCACTTACCGCAATTTCTATCGGGAATGTTGACACAGCCGAATTAAGTAGTTTAGGTAATTACGGTGCCGATAAAATCTTAAATGTATCAAGCGAACAGCTAAAAAATTTTGTTAACCAGGCTTATGCATCTATCATTGCCAAAGCAGCAGAATCAGAAGGTGCAGCTATCGTTGTATTATCAAACTCTTTTTCCGGCCGCGGCCTTGCCCCACGTGTAGCTGTAAAACTAAACGCTGGTATTGCCGATGGTGCTACAGCTTTGCCACAACAGGCAGACGGTAAACTTACCGTGAAGAAAACTGCTTTCTCAGGAAAGGCTTTTGCAACTGTCGAGCTTACATCTGATAAAAAGGTGATATCTCTTACACCAAATACCTATAAGGTTGAAGAAAAACCTACCGGTGCACAGCCTGAAAACTTTACTGTTGAAACCAACGCATCAGATTTCGCTATAATGCTAAAGGATATTGCGAAATCAACCGATAAGGTTTCTTTACCAGATGCAGAGATCGTTGTATCAGCAGGACGAGGTTTAAAAGGGCCTGAAAACTGGGGCATGATTGAGCAATTAGCCGACCTGTTAGGTGCAGCAACAGCCTGTTCAAAGCCGGTATCTGATGCCGGATGGCGCCCGCATAGCGAACACGTTGGACAAACAGGCATAACTGTCAGCCCGAATTTGTATATTGCGATAGGAATTTCAGGGGCTATTCAACACCTTGCAGGTATCAGTTCATCAAAAGTTATAGTTGTTATCAACAAAGATGCAGATGCTCCGTTTTATAAGGTAGCTGACTATGGTATTGTCGGCGATGCGTTTGAAGTAGTACCAAAACTGATTGAAGCTGTAAAAGCATATAAAGCTTCATCATAA
- a CDS encoding electron transfer flavoprotein subunit beta/FixA family protein — protein sequence MKILVCISNVPDTTTKITFTNNNTQFNSAGVQFIINPYDEIALARAIELTENGNGSVTVIHVGEAANEPTIRKALAIGATDAVRINAPAHDAFFVAAQIAEYAKENQFDLILTGRESIDYNGSKVAAMVGELLDIPSVSVIKKLDVEGNTATVEREIEGGKEVLSIPLPFVAGTAEGVAEPKIPNMRGIMSARTKPLTVIEPVVVTTNSEILVYETPAPRGQVKMIAADDVAQLVSLLHNEAKVI from the coding sequence ATGAAGATCTTAGTATGTATTAGCAACGTACCAGATACGACCACAAAAATAACTTTTACCAACAACAACACGCAATTTAACAGCGCAGGTGTACAATTTATTATTAACCCCTATGATGAAATTGCACTTGCACGCGCTATTGAACTAACCGAAAACGGCAATGGTTCTGTAACTGTTATCCATGTTGGCGAGGCTGCAAATGAACCAACTATCCGCAAGGCTTTGGCTATTGGCGCTACCGATGCCGTAAGGATTAATGCACCTGCACATGATGCCTTCTTTGTTGCTGCACAAATCGCCGAATATGCTAAAGAAAACCAATTCGATCTAATCTTAACCGGCCGCGAATCCATTGATTACAACGGATCAAAAGTTGCTGCTATGGTTGGCGAGCTATTAGATATCCCATCAGTTTCGGTGATCAAGAAATTAGATGTAGAGGGTAACACAGCAACTGTTGAGCGTGAAATTGAAGGCGGTAAAGAAGTACTGAGCATTCCGTTACCGTTTGTTGCCGGTACTGCCGAAGGTGTTGCCGAACCTAAAATACCTAATATGCGTGGTATCATGTCGGCGCGCACTAAGCCTCTTACTGTAATTGAACCGGTTGTTGTAACAACAAATTCAGAAATTTTGGTTTATGAAACCCCTGCTCCACGCGGGCAGGTTAAAATGATCGCTGCTGATGATGTAGCGCAACTGGTAAGCCTTTTACACAACGAGGCAAAAGTTATCTAA
- a CDS encoding heme biosynthesis protein HemY yields MQATRLEKLLEFIKNEPNDEFLQYALATEYLRLGDQEKALEYFEGLIANHPNYVGTYYHLGKLYEQVGRKDDAITIYQKGIEVTRAARDNHAMSELQSAYMQASGLYDDDDDDY; encoded by the coding sequence ATGCAGGCTACCCGATTAGAAAAATTACTTGAATTTATAAAGAACGAACCCAACGACGAGTTTCTGCAATATGCCCTGGCAACAGAGTATCTGCGGCTTGGCGATCAGGAAAAAGCGCTGGAATATTTTGAAGGCCTGATCGCTAATCACCCAAATTATGTGGGCACTTATTACCACTTGGGTAAGTTGTATGAACAGGTTGGCCGTAAGGACGATGCCATTACCATTTACCAGAAAGGTATTGAAGTAACCCGTGCGGCAAGAGATAACCATGCCATGTCTGAACTGCAATCTGCTTATATGCAAGCGAGCGGGCTTTAT